A stretch of Henckelia pumila isolate YLH828 chromosome 4, ASM3356847v2, whole genome shotgun sequence DNA encodes these proteins:
- the LOC140894515 gene encoding zinc finger CCCH domain-containing protein 32-like isoform X4, whose product MERYSGIQGVEGVPGESVGEWVAPGGETGLEEPMWHGGGPESYPERPDDPDCIYYLRTGFCGYGNRCRFNHPRDRGMAMGTMRAGGSEHPERLGQPVCQYYMRTGTCKFGASCKYHHPKHGVGSSGPVTLNFYGYPLRPGEKECSYYVKTGHCKFGVTCKFHHPQPVGIQVPEQTPGPGAGPTPTVYPTLQPPVQTSQQYGVISGNWPVARPPILPGSYVPGSYGPLLLPPGVVPVPGWTPYPASISPAGFPSNQPSGGTGTVYGITQLSPQATSYTGPYFPVTSPAGPSSSSQKEHAFPERPGQPECQYYLRTGDCKFGSTCKYHHPPEWSGQKTSLMLSPIGLPLRPGAPPCLHYTQNGVCKFGPSCKFDHSMRTLSYSPSASSLTDMPVAPYPVGSTNATLAPSSSSSDLRPELLSGFSKDAFSAQMSSMNSSSASVGSMFSKSEHVPQPSVRQSGTSSISSSGSTSQGGEIRTSR is encoded by the exons atggagaGGTACAGTGGAATCCAGGGAGTGGAAGGGGTACCAGGGGAGTCGGTGGGGGAATGGGTGGCGCCGGGAGGAGAAACCGGGCTTGAAG AACCTATGTGGCATGGTGGTGGGCCCGAATCGTACCCGGAGAGGCCCGATGATCCCGACTGTATTTATTATTTGAGGACTGGATTCTGTGGATACGGCAATAGGTGTCGGTTCAATCATCCCCGTGATCGTGGCATG GCAATGGGAACTATGAGGGCTGGCGGAAGTGAACATCCGGAACGCCTTGGGCAACCTGTCTGTCAG TACTACATGCGGACGGGAACGTGCAAATTTGGTGCGTCCTGCAAGTATCACCATCCAAAGCATGGAGTTGGTTCTTCAGGTCCAGTGACACTGAATTTTTACGGATATCCCTTGCGACCG GGAGAAAAGGAATGTTCGTATTATGTTAAAACAGGGCATTGCAAGTTTGGTGTTACCTGTAAATTTCATCATCCTCAACCAGTTGGTATCCAAGTGCCAGAGCAAACCCCTGGTCCAGGGGCTGGGCCCACACCTACAGTTTATCCAACTTTACAGCCTCCTGTTCAAACTTCTCAACAATATGGGGTAATTTCCGGAAACTGGCCCGTAGCCAGGCCACCCATACTTCCAGGTTCTTATGTTCCTGGAAGTTATGGTCCCTTGCTCCTTCCTCCAGGAGTTGTTCCTGTCCCTGGTTGGACACCATACCCA GCGTCGATTAGCCCTGCGGGCTTCCCCAGTAACCAACCCTCTGGCGGTACAGGCACAGTGTATGGGATAACACAGTTATCTCCTCAGGCAACCTCATACACCGGACCATACTTTCCCGTTACTTCGCCTGCCGGTCCCTCAAGTAGCAGTCAAAAGGAACATGCATTTCCAGAAAGACCTGGTCAACCAGAATGCCAGTACTATTTGAGAACAGGGGATTGTAAATTTGGATCTACTTGTAAATATCATCACCCACCTGAGTGGAGTGGACAAAAAACAAGTCTTATGCTAAGTCCAATCGGTCTACCACTACGCCCG GGAGCACCACCATGTCTACATTACACACAAAATGGAGTTTGCAAATTCGGTCCCTCGTGCAAATTTGATCACTCAATGAGAACGTTGAGTTACAGTCCATCTGCTTCCTCTCTAACTGATATGCCTGTTGCTCCTTACCCTGTGGGATCAACAAATGCTACTCTGGCTCCATCATCCTCGTCATCAGACCTGAGGCCCGAATTACTTTCTGGTTTCAGTAAAGATGCCTTCTCAGCACAGATGTCATCTATGAACAGTTCAAGTGCCTCAGTCGGTTCAATGTTCTCAAAAAGCGAGCATGTTCCTCAACCAAGTGTTCGTCAATCTGGAACAAGTTCCATCTCTTCAAGTGGTAGCACAAGTCAGGGAGGTGAGATTCGcacatcaagataa
- the LOC140860424 gene encoding uncharacterized protein → MSNPKPSQETIPFPLFEPILTNTGFTLLQRNTAAVSQPSERRGRKKPAEPGRYLGVRRRPWGRFAAEIRDPTTKERHWLGTFDTAQEAALAYDRAALSMKGTQARTNFIYSDQTNHFHSLNMSPFDHNFQNFFHQSSPQNKRSEANAANHPSSCNTQPAGVSMMMISTHATQSEADTCYSRESSSSCNDVDNHTTVFNLSTTTDSNSGYLDCIVPNKYLNPSGSSVDRQKISITPNSGLSSDKSSVNHPCDESYSNPLLSDIETMGYWNLENPEKFSNSDNDINHMVGYGFLESDRTQPWEGLMGSNCELSAMINNPLSSMGADDHMNIFPVTTDHCEVHNIPNFQMMNIPTSSISTTTGTDSTPSNCSTLFPSFVNLGYPLF, encoded by the coding sequence ATGTCAAACCCTAAACCCTCCCAAGAAACCATACCCTTCCCTCTCTTCGAACCCATTCTCACCAACACAGGCTTCACATTGCTCCAACGCAACACAGCCGCGGTGTCTCAGCCGAGCGAGCGTCGCGGCCGGAAGAAGCCCGCGGAACCGGGGAGGTACCTCGGCGTCCGGAGGCGTCCCTGGGGCCGATTCGCGGCGGAGATAAGGGACCCCACCACCAAGGAAAGACACTGGTTAGGGACCTTCGACACCGCACAAGAAGCAGCATTGGCTTATGACAGGGCAGCCCTTTCCATGAAAGGCACTCAAGCAAGAACAAATTTCATATACTCCGATCAAACAAACCATTTCCACTCACTAAACATGAGCCCTTTTGATCATAACTTTCAGAACTTCTTTCACCAATCATCACCGCAGAACAAACGATCTGAAGCCAATGCTGCAAACCATCCCTCCTCCTGTAATACTCAGCCTGCAGGTGTCAGCATGATGATGATCAGTACTCATGCTACCCAATCAGAAGCTGACACATGTTATTCCCGTGAATCTTCTTCATCATGTAATGATGTTGATAATCACACCACCGTCTTTAACCTCTCCACAACAACGGACTCAAACTCTGGATATCTAGATTGCATTGTTCCCAACAAGTACTTGAATCCTTCCGGCTCCTCCGTCGACCGACAGAAAATATCGATCACCCCGAACTCGGGTCTCTCATCCGACAAGTCCAGCGTCAATCACCCGTGTGATGAAAGCTACAGCAATCCGCTTCTTTCAGATATTGAAACAATGGGATATTGGAATCTTGAAAACcctgaaaaattttcaaactctGATAATGATATTAATCACATGGTGGGCTATGGATTCTTGGAAAGTGATCGAACACAGCCATGGGAGGGGTTAATGGGTTCCAACTGTGAGCTTTCGGCCATGATAAATAACCCATTGTCAAGTATGGGAGCTGACGATCACATGAATATTTTCCCAGTTACTACTGATCATTGTGAAGTGCACAatattccaaattttcagatgaTGAACATTCCAACCAGCAGTATTAGTACCACAACTGGGACTGATTCCACGCCAAGCAATTGCTCAACTTTGTTTCCTTCTTTTGTGAATTTAGGTTACCCACTCTTTTGA
- the LOC140894515 gene encoding zinc finger CCCH domain-containing protein 32-like isoform X3: MERYSGIQGVEGVPGESVGEWVAPGGETGLEEPMWHGGGPESYPERPDDPDCIYYLRTGFCGYGNRCRFNHPRDRGMAMGTMRAGGSEHPERLGQPVCQYYMRTGTCKFGASCKYHHPKHGVGSSGPVTLNFYGYPLRPGEKECSYYVKTGHCKFGVTCKFHHPQPVGIQVPEQTPGPGAGPTPTVYPTLQPPVQTSQQYGVISGNWPVARPPILPGSYVPGSYGPLLLPPGVVPVPGWTPYPRIVQASISPAGFPSNQPSGGTGTVYGITQLSPQATSYTGPYFPVTSPAGPSSSSQKEHAFPERPGQPECQYYLRTGDCKFGSTCKYHHPPEWSGQKTSLMLSPIGLPLRPGAPPCLHYTQNGVCKFGPSCKFDHSMRTLSYSPSASSLTDMPVAPYPVGSTNATLAPSSSSSDLRPELLSGFSKDAFSAQMSSMNSSSASVGSMFSKSEHVPQPSVRQSGTSSISSSGSTSQGGEIRTSR; this comes from the exons atggagaGGTACAGTGGAATCCAGGGAGTGGAAGGGGTACCAGGGGAGTCGGTGGGGGAATGGGTGGCGCCGGGAGGAGAAACCGGGCTTGAAG AACCTATGTGGCATGGTGGTGGGCCCGAATCGTACCCGGAGAGGCCCGATGATCCCGACTGTATTTATTATTTGAGGACTGGATTCTGTGGATACGGCAATAGGTGTCGGTTCAATCATCCCCGTGATCGTGGCATG GCAATGGGAACTATGAGGGCTGGCGGAAGTGAACATCCGGAACGCCTTGGGCAACCTGTCTGTCAG TACTACATGCGGACGGGAACGTGCAAATTTGGTGCGTCCTGCAAGTATCACCATCCAAAGCATGGAGTTGGTTCTTCAGGTCCAGTGACACTGAATTTTTACGGATATCCCTTGCGACCG GGAGAAAAGGAATGTTCGTATTATGTTAAAACAGGGCATTGCAAGTTTGGTGTTACCTGTAAATTTCATCATCCTCAACCAGTTGGTATCCAAGTGCCAGAGCAAACCCCTGGTCCAGGGGCTGGGCCCACACCTACAGTTTATCCAACTTTACAGCCTCCTGTTCAAACTTCTCAACAATATGGGGTAATTTCCGGAAACTGGCCCGTAGCCAGGCCACCCATACTTCCAGGTTCTTATGTTCCTGGAAGTTATGGTCCCTTGCTCCTTCCTCCAGGAGTTGTTCCTGTCCCTGGTTGGACACCATACCCA CGCATTGTACAGGCGTCGATTAGCCCTGCGGGCTTCCCCAGTAACCAACCCTCTGGCGGTACAGGCACAGTGTATGGGATAACACAGTTATCTCCTCAGGCAACCTCATACACCGGACCATACTTTCCCGTTACTTCGCCTGCCGGTCCCTCAAGTAGCAGTCAAAAGGAACATGCATTTCCAGAAAGACCTGGTCAACCAGAATGCCAGTACTATTTGAGAACAGGGGATTGTAAATTTGGATCTACTTGTAAATATCATCACCCACCTGAGTGGAGTGGACAAAAAACAAGTCTTATGCTAAGTCCAATCGGTCTACCACTACGCCCG GGAGCACCACCATGTCTACATTACACACAAAATGGAGTTTGCAAATTCGGTCCCTCGTGCAAATTTGATCACTCAATGAGAACGTTGAGTTACAGTCCATCTGCTTCCTCTCTAACTGATATGCCTGTTGCTCCTTACCCTGTGGGATCAACAAATGCTACTCTGGCTCCATCATCCTCGTCATCAGACCTGAGGCCCGAATTACTTTCTGGTTTCAGTAAAGATGCCTTCTCAGCACAGATGTCATCTATGAACAGTTCAAGTGCCTCAGTCGGTTCAATGTTCTCAAAAAGCGAGCATGTTCCTCAACCAAGTGTTCGTCAATCTGGAACAAGTTCCATCTCTTCAAGTGGTAGCACAAGTCAGGGAGGTGAGATTCGcacatcaagataa
- the LOC140894515 gene encoding zinc finger CCCH domain-containing protein 58-like isoform X1: MERYSGIQGVEGVPGESVGEWVAPGGETGLEEPMWHGGGPESYPERPDDPDCIYYLRTGFCGYGNRCRFNHPRDRGMAMGTMRAGGSEHPERLGQPVCQYYMRTGTCKFGASCKYHHPKHGVGSSGPVTLNFYGYPLRPVGNLENIYGEKECSYYVKTGHCKFGVTCKFHHPQPVGIQVPEQTPGPGAGPTPTVYPTLQPPVQTSQQYGVISGNWPVARPPILPGSYVPGSYGPLLLPPGVVPVPGWTPYPRIVQASISPAGFPSNQPSGGTGTVYGITQLSPQATSYTGPYFPVTSPAGPSSSSQKEHAFPERPGQPECQYYLRTGDCKFGSTCKYHHPPEWSGQKTSLMLSPIGLPLRPGAPPCLHYTQNGVCKFGPSCKFDHSMRTLSYSPSASSLTDMPVAPYPVGSTNATLAPSSSSSDLRPELLSGFSKDAFSAQMSSMNSSSASVGSMFSKSEHVPQPSVRQSGTSSISSSGSTSQGGEIRTSR; the protein is encoded by the exons atggagaGGTACAGTGGAATCCAGGGAGTGGAAGGGGTACCAGGGGAGTCGGTGGGGGAATGGGTGGCGCCGGGAGGAGAAACCGGGCTTGAAG AACCTATGTGGCATGGTGGTGGGCCCGAATCGTACCCGGAGAGGCCCGATGATCCCGACTGTATTTATTATTTGAGGACTGGATTCTGTGGATACGGCAATAGGTGTCGGTTCAATCATCCCCGTGATCGTGGCATG GCAATGGGAACTATGAGGGCTGGCGGAAGTGAACATCCGGAACGCCTTGGGCAACCTGTCTGTCAG TACTACATGCGGACGGGAACGTGCAAATTTGGTGCGTCCTGCAAGTATCACCATCCAAAGCATGGAGTTGGTTCTTCAGGTCCAGTGACACTGAATTTTTACGGATATCCCTTGCGACCGGTTGGGAACcttgaaaatatatat GGAGAAAAGGAATGTTCGTATTATGTTAAAACAGGGCATTGCAAGTTTGGTGTTACCTGTAAATTTCATCATCCTCAACCAGTTGGTATCCAAGTGCCAGAGCAAACCCCTGGTCCAGGGGCTGGGCCCACACCTACAGTTTATCCAACTTTACAGCCTCCTGTTCAAACTTCTCAACAATATGGGGTAATTTCCGGAAACTGGCCCGTAGCCAGGCCACCCATACTTCCAGGTTCTTATGTTCCTGGAAGTTATGGTCCCTTGCTCCTTCCTCCAGGAGTTGTTCCTGTCCCTGGTTGGACACCATACCCA CGCATTGTACAGGCGTCGATTAGCCCTGCGGGCTTCCCCAGTAACCAACCCTCTGGCGGTACAGGCACAGTGTATGGGATAACACAGTTATCTCCTCAGGCAACCTCATACACCGGACCATACTTTCCCGTTACTTCGCCTGCCGGTCCCTCAAGTAGCAGTCAAAAGGAACATGCATTTCCAGAAAGACCTGGTCAACCAGAATGCCAGTACTATTTGAGAACAGGGGATTGTAAATTTGGATCTACTTGTAAATATCATCACCCACCTGAGTGGAGTGGACAAAAAACAAGTCTTATGCTAAGTCCAATCGGTCTACCACTACGCCCG GGAGCACCACCATGTCTACATTACACACAAAATGGAGTTTGCAAATTCGGTCCCTCGTGCAAATTTGATCACTCAATGAGAACGTTGAGTTACAGTCCATCTGCTTCCTCTCTAACTGATATGCCTGTTGCTCCTTACCCTGTGGGATCAACAAATGCTACTCTGGCTCCATCATCCTCGTCATCAGACCTGAGGCCCGAATTACTTTCTGGTTTCAGTAAAGATGCCTTCTCAGCACAGATGTCATCTATGAACAGTTCAAGTGCCTCAGTCGGTTCAATGTTCTCAAAAAGCGAGCATGTTCCTCAACCAAGTGTTCGTCAATCTGGAACAAGTTCCATCTCTTCAAGTGGTAGCACAAGTCAGGGAGGTGAGATTCGcacatcaagataa
- the LOC140894515 gene encoding zinc finger CCCH domain-containing protein 58-like isoform X2, translating to MERYSGIQGVEGVPGESVGEWVAPGGETGLEEPMWHGGGPESYPERPDDPDCIYYLRTGFCGYGNRCRFNHPRDRGMAMGTMRAGGSEHPERLGQPVCQYYMRTGTCKFGASCKYHHPKHGVGSSGPVTLNFYGYPLRPVGNLENIYGEKECSYYVKTGHCKFGVTCKFHHPQPVGIQVPEQTPGPGAGPTPTVYPTLQPPVQTSQQYGVISGNWPVARPPILPGSYVPGSYGPLLLPPGVVPVPGWTPYPASISPAGFPSNQPSGGTGTVYGITQLSPQATSYTGPYFPVTSPAGPSSSSQKEHAFPERPGQPECQYYLRTGDCKFGSTCKYHHPPEWSGQKTSLMLSPIGLPLRPGAPPCLHYTQNGVCKFGPSCKFDHSMRTLSYSPSASSLTDMPVAPYPVGSTNATLAPSSSSSDLRPELLSGFSKDAFSAQMSSMNSSSASVGSMFSKSEHVPQPSVRQSGTSSISSSGSTSQGGEIRTSR from the exons atggagaGGTACAGTGGAATCCAGGGAGTGGAAGGGGTACCAGGGGAGTCGGTGGGGGAATGGGTGGCGCCGGGAGGAGAAACCGGGCTTGAAG AACCTATGTGGCATGGTGGTGGGCCCGAATCGTACCCGGAGAGGCCCGATGATCCCGACTGTATTTATTATTTGAGGACTGGATTCTGTGGATACGGCAATAGGTGTCGGTTCAATCATCCCCGTGATCGTGGCATG GCAATGGGAACTATGAGGGCTGGCGGAAGTGAACATCCGGAACGCCTTGGGCAACCTGTCTGTCAG TACTACATGCGGACGGGAACGTGCAAATTTGGTGCGTCCTGCAAGTATCACCATCCAAAGCATGGAGTTGGTTCTTCAGGTCCAGTGACACTGAATTTTTACGGATATCCCTTGCGACCGGTTGGGAACcttgaaaatatatat GGAGAAAAGGAATGTTCGTATTATGTTAAAACAGGGCATTGCAAGTTTGGTGTTACCTGTAAATTTCATCATCCTCAACCAGTTGGTATCCAAGTGCCAGAGCAAACCCCTGGTCCAGGGGCTGGGCCCACACCTACAGTTTATCCAACTTTACAGCCTCCTGTTCAAACTTCTCAACAATATGGGGTAATTTCCGGAAACTGGCCCGTAGCCAGGCCACCCATACTTCCAGGTTCTTATGTTCCTGGAAGTTATGGTCCCTTGCTCCTTCCTCCAGGAGTTGTTCCTGTCCCTGGTTGGACACCATACCCA GCGTCGATTAGCCCTGCGGGCTTCCCCAGTAACCAACCCTCTGGCGGTACAGGCACAGTGTATGGGATAACACAGTTATCTCCTCAGGCAACCTCATACACCGGACCATACTTTCCCGTTACTTCGCCTGCCGGTCCCTCAAGTAGCAGTCAAAAGGAACATGCATTTCCAGAAAGACCTGGTCAACCAGAATGCCAGTACTATTTGAGAACAGGGGATTGTAAATTTGGATCTACTTGTAAATATCATCACCCACCTGAGTGGAGTGGACAAAAAACAAGTCTTATGCTAAGTCCAATCGGTCTACCACTACGCCCG GGAGCACCACCATGTCTACATTACACACAAAATGGAGTTTGCAAATTCGGTCCCTCGTGCAAATTTGATCACTCAATGAGAACGTTGAGTTACAGTCCATCTGCTTCCTCTCTAACTGATATGCCTGTTGCTCCTTACCCTGTGGGATCAACAAATGCTACTCTGGCTCCATCATCCTCGTCATCAGACCTGAGGCCCGAATTACTTTCTGGTTTCAGTAAAGATGCCTTCTCAGCACAGATGTCATCTATGAACAGTTCAAGTGCCTCAGTCGGTTCAATGTTCTCAAAAAGCGAGCATGTTCCTCAACCAAGTGTTCGTCAATCTGGAACAAGTTCCATCTCTTCAAGTGGTAGCACAAGTCAGGGAGGTGAGATTCGcacatcaagataa